A window of the Pararge aegeria chromosome 2, ilParAegt1.1, whole genome shotgun sequence genome harbors these coding sequences:
- the LOC120634513 gene encoding facilitated trehalose transporter Tret1-like, translating to MKILMRADTHYSIVVSGSDYEKPKYTFSQVLAAVAVSMGSMIVGYSSAYTSPALATMQNSTRISVSEEEASWVGGLMPLAALAGGVLGGPLVDYIGRRRTIIITAVPFFIGWILIATAKIVPLVLAGRAICGLCVGIGSLAFPVYLGETIQPEVRGTLGLFPTAIGNIGILICYVAGKYLDWSQLAYLGATFSIPFLILMFMIPETPRWYISRGRNEEARKSLQWLRGANTKIDNEMREIALSDAEIENASSIKEILNMKYMKSILICLGLMAFQQMSGINAVIFYTVKIFKMSGSSVDENLSTIIVGLVNFISTFFATALIDRAGRKMLLYISSVTMTITLVVLGSFFYARDNLNADISKLGWLPLTSIMIYLLGFSLAFGPIPWLMMGEILPAKIRGAAASICTAFNWLCTFTVTKTFHNILVGIGPAGTFWLFGCICFIGLFFVVICVPETRGKSLEQIENTMTGRTAPRSRRMSSIANIKPLPSGC from the exons ATGAAGATTTTAATGAGAGCTGATACGCATTATAGCATTGTTGTGAGTGGTAGTGACTACGAAAAGCCGAAATACACATTTTCACAG GTTTTAGCAGCAGTTGCCGTATCGATGGGATCAATGATTGTGGGTTATTCTTCTGCCTATACGTCGCCGGCACTAGCTACAATGCAAAATAGTACGAGGATATCCGTTTCTGAAGAAGAA GCAAGCTGGGTCGGCGGTTTGATGCCGTTAGCGGCATTGGCGGGGGGAGTGCTAGGGGGCCCTTTAGTGGACTACATTGGAAGACGAAGAACAATTATCATAACAGCAGTTCCATTCTTCATTGGATGGATTTTAATAGCTACCGCCAAAATTGTTCCCTTAGTACTAGCAGGACGCGCAATATGTGGTTTATGTGTAGGCATTGGGTCCTTAGCCTTTCCTGTCTATCTTGGCGAAACGATCCAACCAGAAGTTCGTGGTACTTTAGGATTATTTCCAACCGCTATAGGAAATATTGGCATTCTGATTTGTTATGTTGCTGGAAAATACCTTGATTGGTCTCAACTAGCTTATCTTGGTGCAACGTTTTCTATACCATTCCTAATACTTATGTTTATGATCCCTGAAACGCCGCGTTGGTATATTTCCCGAGGACGAAATGAAGAAGCTCGTAAATCATTGCAATGGCTACGCGGTGCAAATACCAAAATTGATAATGAGATGCGCGAAATAGCCCTCTCAGATGCAGAAATTGAAAACGCATCCAGCATTAAGGAAATATTGAACATGAAATATAtgaaatctattttaatttgcttAGGTCTTATGGCTTTTCAACAAATGTCTGGTATAAATGCTGTAATCTTTTACACAGTCAAAATTTTTAAGATGTCTGGAAGTTCGGTTGATGAAAATCTATCAACAATAATTGTAGGTCTTGTGAATTTTATATCAACATTTTTTGCAACAGCTCTCATCGACAGGGCCGGCCGTAAAATGTTGCTTTACATTTCTTCTGTGACTATGACCATTACACTAGTAGTGCTAGGTTCATTTTTCTACGCACGCGATAATTTAAACGCAGATATATCGAAGTTGGGATGGCTTCCCCTTACAAGCATTATGATTTATTTGCTAGGATTTTCATTAGCATTTGGTCCAATACCATGGTTAATGATGGGTGAAATATTGCCTGCTAAAATCAGAGGAGCTGCTGCATCAATTTGTACTGCTTTTAATTGGTTATGCACATTCACAGTTACTAAaacttttcataatattttggtTGGTATAGGACCAGCGGGCACATTTTGGTTGTTTGGTTGTATTTGTTTcataggtttattttttgttgttatttgtgTCCCCGAAACAAGAGGCAAAAGTCTTGAACAAATTGAAAATACAATGACTGGAAGAACAGCCCCAAGAAGTCGCCGAATGAGTTCAATTGCAAATATAAAGCCACTTCCGAGCGGTTGCTag